One genomic segment of Puniceicoccus vermicola includes these proteins:
- a CDS encoding glutamate synthase subunit beta has product MGKPTGFLEFERKTIADRDPIQRLKDWNETHEGFDEGKLREQGSRCMDCGTPYCHTGMTLANMASGCPVNNLIPEFNDLVYKGRWKDAYERLMKTNNFPEFTGRVCPAPCEGSCVLGVIEPPVTIKNIEQSIIDKAWAEGWVQPNPPATRTDKKIAVVGSGPAGLAAADQLNQAGHRVTVFERADRIGGLLMYGIPNMKLQKEVVNRRVQLMEDEGVTFRPGVEIGKDLPARQLLDEFDAVVLCCGATKPRDLPIPGRELGNIHFAMDFLGPNTKEMWDVREGKGSQFSELAKGKNVIIIGGGDTGTDCVGTSLRHGCESVSQLEIMPKPPMERAANNPWPEWPKVFKVDYGQEEAAAVQGEDPRQYLVTASKFEGDEDGNVKAIHVHDVEWVSENGRFMPKKVEGSERVLPAELVLLAMGFLGPEATIVEELGLEQDARSNVKAEYGEFRTSIDKVFAAGDMRRGQSLIVWAINEGRAAARECDRFLMGSTKLP; this is encoded by the coding sequence GAGCAGGGCTCGCGCTGCATGGATTGTGGCACCCCCTACTGTCACACCGGAATGACTCTGGCCAACATGGCCAGTGGTTGCCCCGTGAATAATCTCATCCCCGAGTTCAATGACCTCGTTTACAAGGGCCGCTGGAAGGATGCCTATGAGCGGCTGATGAAGACGAACAACTTCCCGGAGTTTACCGGGCGCGTCTGCCCCGCTCCCTGCGAAGGCTCCTGTGTTCTTGGGGTGATTGAGCCTCCGGTGACCATCAAGAATATCGAGCAGTCGATCATCGACAAAGCTTGGGCCGAAGGTTGGGTGCAGCCCAACCCTCCTGCGACTCGCACGGACAAGAAGATTGCAGTGGTTGGATCCGGCCCGGCCGGACTCGCCGCTGCCGATCAGCTCAATCAGGCAGGGCACCGTGTGACTGTGTTCGAAAGGGCCGACCGAATTGGAGGGCTTTTGATGTACGGGATTCCGAACATGAAGCTGCAAAAGGAAGTCGTGAATCGACGAGTGCAGTTGATGGAAGACGAGGGCGTTACCTTCCGCCCCGGAGTTGAGATCGGAAAGGATCTGCCCGCCCGTCAGCTACTCGACGAATTCGATGCCGTCGTTCTTTGCTGCGGTGCCACCAAGCCGCGCGATCTGCCTATTCCCGGGCGGGAACTGGGCAATATCCATTTTGCCATGGATTTCCTCGGACCGAACACCAAGGAGATGTGGGACGTCCGCGAAGGCAAAGGATCGCAGTTTAGCGAATTGGCCAAGGGTAAGAACGTCATCATCATCGGCGGTGGCGACACCGGAACCGATTGTGTGGGCACGTCCTTGCGTCATGGATGCGAAAGCGTTTCCCAGCTCGAGATCATGCCGAAACCTCCGATGGAGAGGGCTGCGAACAACCCTTGGCCGGAATGGCCCAAAGTCTTCAAGGTCGACTATGGCCAAGAGGAGGCTGCTGCCGTTCAGGGCGAGGACCCACGCCAGTATTTGGTGACCGCCAGCAAGTTTGAGGGAGACGAGGACGGAAACGTCAAAGCCATCCATGTTCACGATGTCGAATGGGTCAGCGAAAACGGTCGGTTTATGCCGAAAAAAGTAGAAGGGTCCGAAAGGGTTCTTCCGGCTGAGTTGGTTCTTTTGGCCATGGGCTTCCTAGGCCCCGAAGCGACGATCGTGGAAGAACTCGGCCTCGAGCAGGATGCCCGATCGAATGTCAAAGCCGAGTACGGAGAATTCCGGACCAGCATCGACAAGGTCTTTGCGGCTGGCGATATGCGCCGTGGCCAGTCTCTCATCGTCTGGGCCATCAACGAAGGTCGTGCCGCCGCCCGTGAGTGCGATCGTTTCCTTATGGGATCGACCAAGCTTCCCTGA
- a CDS encoding biotin--[acetyl-CoA-carboxylase] ligase, producing the protein MTMRIDSPDVQILRALRSSPESFCSGQDLAQQLGMSRVAVWKRLENLKKLGFVIEAIRKKGYQLSQTPEQATEAGILSHLPPDSSLQELILTETSASTNNEVMRLLATGSEAPLACITRRQPGGKGRRGNSWSGDFPGNLYGSLGFRPDIHPRRIGLLTIWTGLRICKRIGEMTDLPIQLKWPNDLYINGRKLAGILSESTLETERITALVIGVGMNINMETEDFPPDLRATATSLAIEAEHTFSLDAIISAVVEEVLGATSDCITGIDEDRLADDWEKLACFLGKAVYVFNSDGTKSTGTLSGIDRAGSLLLRTPSGALQSFRAGDVSLRPDAS; encoded by the coding sequence ATGACGATGCGAATTGATTCCCCGGATGTTCAGATCCTCCGGGCTCTTCGCAGTTCCCCGGAAAGCTTCTGCTCCGGGCAAGATCTTGCCCAACAGCTGGGTATGTCGCGGGTCGCGGTATGGAAGCGACTCGAGAATTTGAAGAAGCTGGGCTTCGTCATCGAAGCGATCCGCAAAAAGGGTTACCAACTCAGCCAGACTCCCGAGCAAGCAACCGAAGCCGGGATCCTTTCCCATTTACCTCCAGACTCGTCCCTCCAAGAACTCATCCTTACAGAGACTTCGGCGAGCACCAACAACGAGGTCATGCGACTCCTCGCGACAGGATCCGAAGCGCCTCTGGCCTGCATTACCCGGCGCCAGCCCGGGGGCAAAGGGCGGCGAGGAAACTCTTGGAGCGGCGACTTCCCCGGAAACCTATATGGCAGCCTCGGGTTTCGCCCCGACATCCATCCGCGGCGCATCGGGCTCCTCACTATTTGGACCGGACTCCGGATCTGCAAACGCATCGGCGAAATGACCGACCTGCCGATCCAACTCAAATGGCCTAACGATCTTTACATCAATGGACGTAAGCTCGCGGGGATTCTCTCCGAATCGACACTGGAGACCGAACGCATTACCGCCTTGGTCATCGGCGTGGGCATGAACATCAATATGGAGACGGAAGATTTCCCTCCCGACCTCCGGGCCACCGCGACGAGCTTGGCCATCGAGGCTGAGCACACATTTTCTCTCGATGCGATCATTTCCGCAGTGGTTGAGGAAGTGCTTGGGGCTACGAGTGACTGCATCACCGGGATTGATGAAGATCGCTTGGCCGACGATTGGGAGAAGCTCGCCTGCTTCCTCGGCAAAGCTGTGTACGTCTTCAATTCTGACGGCACGAAAAGCACTGGCACACTTTCCGGAATTGATCGGGCCGGCTCCCTCCTTCTCCGCACCCCTTCGGGCGCTCTGCAATCATTCCGCGCCGGCGACGTCAGCCTCCGCCCCGACGCTTCCTGA
- the nadC gene encoding carboxylating nicotinate-nucleotide diphosphorylase has product MPSEKIPSLSDAALERRNRFREHFYRQVQWEDLDSAHVAELIDRAAKEDLAGAGFRYACEKPGDPTSELFLSPDQKVTATLVARQPMTVAGLRMAPAILDRFDSKLKIEFLVRDGESVSAKTALAEITGSAPSLFTAERTLLNFVQMLSGIATETHRLTKLLEATKTRLLDTRKTHPGYRALTKYAVSAGGGWNHRLGLYDRIMLKDNHLAANASSFESAFAEAVSKARDLRPDLPIEVEIDSLVQLPTVLSAEPDMILFDNFSTTDIQKAVSIVGGRCLTEISGNVTAESLPQLAPLGADFISTGATVHQSRWVDLGLDLAS; this is encoded by the coding sequence ATGCCCTCCGAGAAGATCCCCTCTCTCAGCGATGCCGCCCTGGAGCGGCGGAATCGCTTTCGGGAACATTTCTACCGGCAGGTGCAGTGGGAGGATCTCGACTCTGCGCACGTCGCGGAGTTAATCGACCGCGCAGCGAAGGAAGATTTAGCGGGCGCCGGATTTCGGTATGCCTGCGAAAAGCCCGGAGATCCTACCTCGGAACTATTTCTGTCCCCTGACCAAAAGGTAACCGCGACCCTTGTAGCGCGGCAGCCTATGACCGTGGCCGGACTCCGGATGGCACCGGCCATCCTCGATCGATTCGACTCTAAGCTGAAGATTGAATTTCTGGTCCGGGATGGTGAATCGGTATCCGCAAAAACCGCACTGGCCGAGATAACAGGAAGCGCACCGTCCCTCTTCACCGCAGAACGGACGCTCCTCAATTTCGTCCAAATGCTCTCAGGGATCGCCACAGAAACCCACCGCTTGACCAAACTCTTGGAGGCTACTAAAACCCGCCTCCTCGACACCCGCAAGACTCATCCCGGGTATCGGGCCTTGACCAAGTATGCCGTTTCCGCAGGCGGAGGATGGAACCACCGACTTGGGCTCTATGACCGCATCATGCTCAAGGACAACCATCTCGCCGCAAATGCGAGTTCCTTCGAGTCGGCCTTCGCCGAGGCCGTTTCCAAGGCCCGCGACCTCCGCCCCGACCTTCCGATCGAAGTCGAAATCGACTCCTTGGTGCAACTCCCTACCGTTCTCTCCGCCGAACCGGACATGATCCTCTTCGACAACTTTTCAACGACCGATATCCAAAAGGCAGTATCCATCGTAGGAGGACGCTGTCTGACCGAGATCAGTGGGAACGTAACCGCCGAAAGCCTCCCGCAGCTCGCCCCTCTTGGAGCAGACTTCATTTCAACTGGCGCCACCGTCCACCAGAGCCGATGGGTAGACCTCGGCTTGGACCTCGCATCCTAA
- the galE gene encoding UDP-glucose 4-epimerase GalE, with protein MKEKILVTGGAGYIGSHTAVELIERGYEVVIIDDLSNSEETVLDGIESITGTRPDLAVFDICDEAKLELFFQAHPDIAAIIHFAAAKAVGESVSRPLHYYRNNILSLVNLLEVLPTTQAKGIVFSSSCTVYGQPDTLPVTEEEPVKKALSPYGNTKQICEEILQDAIASGADYRTIALRYFNPIGAHPSAKIGELPRGVPNNLVPFITQTGAGLREKIQIFGDDYNTPDGTCVRDYIHVVDLAKAHVIATERILKKTAPEQYEFFNLGTGKGSSVKEIVDTFEKVSGKELPKTISPRRAGDVEAVYADTRRANEVLGWKSELGLEEMISSAWAWEKSIRGIES; from the coding sequence ATGAAAGAAAAAATCCTCGTCACCGGCGGTGCCGGATACATCGGATCGCACACAGCAGTCGAATTGATCGAACGCGGCTACGAAGTCGTCATCATCGACGATCTCTCCAACTCGGAAGAAACCGTTCTCGACGGCATTGAATCCATTACCGGCACCCGACCTGATCTTGCCGTGTTTGACATCTGCGACGAGGCCAAGCTGGAACTCTTCTTCCAAGCCCATCCGGACATCGCCGCGATCATTCATTTCGCTGCCGCCAAAGCGGTAGGGGAATCCGTGTCACGCCCGCTCCACTACTACCGGAACAATATCCTCTCGCTGGTCAACCTGCTTGAGGTGCTCCCGACGACTCAGGCCAAAGGAATTGTTTTTTCTTCTTCCTGCACCGTTTATGGGCAACCCGACACGCTTCCAGTGACCGAAGAGGAACCCGTCAAGAAGGCACTTTCCCCCTACGGCAACACCAAGCAGATATGTGAAGAAATTCTGCAGGATGCCATTGCATCGGGAGCAGACTACCGAACCATCGCACTCCGCTATTTCAATCCGATCGGAGCTCACCCTTCCGCAAAGATCGGCGAGCTTCCGCGGGGCGTGCCCAACAACCTGGTTCCCTTTATCACCCAAACCGGGGCTGGCCTTCGTGAGAAGATCCAAATCTTTGGCGACGACTACAACACACCGGATGGCACTTGCGTACGCGACTACATCCATGTGGTCGACTTGGCCAAGGCGCACGTGATTGCCACCGAGCGAATCCTAAAGAAAACGGCTCCCGAACAGTACGAATTTTTCAATTTGGGCACGGGGAAGGGAAGTTCGGTCAAGGAGATCGTCGATACCTTCGAAAAGGTATCCGGAAAGGAACTTCCGAAAACGATCTCGCCCCGTCGAGCTGGCGATGTCGAGGCCGTCTACGCCGATACCCGCCGGGCCAACGAAGTTCTCGGATGGAAATCTGAGCTCGGCCTCGAAGAGATGATCTCCAGTGCTTGGGCCTGGGAAAAGAGCATTCGCGGAATCGAGTCCTAA
- a CDS encoding diaminopimelate decarboxylase, with translation MEIPEFFNAQLLSELEALSGTPCYVYDEATIRRQTDIMKKFPAPFGLFPRYAMKACPTRAILALVTGEGIGIDASSGFEIDRALRAGVDPTAISLSTQELPSDFDQWIKKGVKMNACSLSQLRRYGEKFPNTSIGIRFNPGLGSGGTAKTNVGGPSSSFGIWHEKKEEVRAIAAEFSLKIERIHTHIGSGSDPAVWQRTANLSLALVREFETVESLNLGGGYKVARMADEVSTDLLKIGEPVAAALTEFAEETGRKIRLEIEPGTFVVANAGYLVSRVQDVVDTGTGGHQFLKLDSGMTELLRPSLYAAQHPISIIPRGRTVEDMEDYVIVGHCCESGDLVTPAPDDGEKLAFRNLPKTQIGDWCVIGGAGAYCSAMSTKNYNSFPETSEVLRSENGDLNLIRRRQTLDQLLANEI, from the coding sequence ATGGAGATTCCAGAATTCTTTAATGCGCAGCTCCTGAGCGAGTTGGAGGCCCTTTCGGGCACTCCTTGCTATGTCTATGACGAGGCGACGATTCGCCGTCAGACAGACATCATGAAGAAATTCCCCGCTCCCTTTGGACTATTTCCCCGGTATGCGATGAAGGCCTGCCCGACTCGGGCAATTTTGGCTTTGGTCACGGGCGAAGGGATTGGGATCGACGCTAGTTCTGGATTTGAAATTGACCGGGCTCTCCGGGCAGGAGTGGATCCTACCGCCATTTCCTTGAGCACACAGGAACTGCCCTCGGACTTTGATCAATGGATCAAGAAGGGGGTAAAGATGAATGCCTGCTCCCTCTCCCAATTGCGACGCTACGGAGAGAAGTTTCCCAACACTTCCATTGGCATCCGCTTCAATCCCGGCCTCGGCTCGGGGGGGACCGCGAAGACCAACGTCGGAGGTCCATCTTCAAGCTTCGGCATCTGGCACGAAAAAAAGGAGGAAGTCCGGGCAATTGCCGCTGAATTTTCACTGAAGATCGAACGGATCCACACTCATATCGGATCCGGAAGCGATCCGGCGGTCTGGCAACGGACCGCCAACCTGAGCCTGGCTCTGGTCCGTGAGTTCGAAACGGTCGAGAGCCTCAACCTTGGTGGAGGCTACAAGGTGGCTCGGATGGCGGACGAGGTGAGCACTGACCTTCTCAAGATCGGCGAACCCGTTGCCGCGGCACTTACGGAGTTTGCGGAAGAAACCGGTCGCAAGATCCGTTTGGAGATTGAGCCCGGAACGTTCGTCGTGGCCAATGCTGGCTATCTGGTCAGCCGCGTTCAGGACGTGGTCGATACCGGAACCGGGGGGCATCAGTTCCTCAAGCTCGACAGCGGTATGACGGAGCTCCTACGTCCTTCGCTCTATGCCGCGCAACATCCCATTTCCATCATTCCCCGGGGCAGAACCGTCGAAGACATGGAAGACTATGTGATCGTGGGGCATTGTTGTGAATCGGGCGACTTGGTGACTCCGGCACCCGACGATGGGGAAAAACTGGCCTTCAGGAATCTCCCTAAGACGCAAATTGGCGATTGGTGTGTCATTGGCGGAGCGGGTGCCTATTGCAGCGCCATGAGCACCAAGAACTACAACAGCTTTCCAGAGACTTCGGAAGTCCTACGGTCAGAGAATGGAGACTTGAACTTGATTCGCCGCAGACAAACACTGGACCAACTTCTCGCCAACGAAATCTAA
- the hrpB gene encoding ATP-dependent helicase HrpB, which yields MELPIDQHREEILDSFREPGLSILLAPPGTGKSTRVPRFLAEGDRKVICIEPRRIAARSLAQRVASETGGTPGGLVGYRVRFDKKISRETRIEFVSRGVFLRQILSEPSSLDQYHAILLDEFHERQLETDWIFGYLLAQRNHHPHLRIGILSATLDPEPIRKLWPDSRTVEVESPLHDVEIRHTSRPTQFDARTATDRAVQAVLGLAQSGSSPDYLVFLPGYREIRQAVRNLREHPQMKGWDILALSGEQSPEEQDRAIRSSGRPRVVIATNLAESSLTVEGIRAVVDSGLARRMDYDPSRGINALRTVRVSLFSARQRSGRAGRIDPGICVRLWSEREERSLSLQDLPECQRLDLSDWLLQNLAGKQIAPEDFPWIDPPPPENLEQGWTLLRQLGAVTERTLTQHGSTLGQLPLHPRLAALIIEGTKRGVGPAAARLAALIEEERLIIPDTPAESRYAERRDQADFEADLRLLDAIEHGQSPSPGEGARLGAARQVLQQAKRLSRGLPPGSADSVEEMIRLRQCCLAGFPDRVARRLDRGTTTYLCRDGSTARLDRRTRVTGDEWILALDKKEMLVQGTRTAILCSPTNLEPSWIQESLGDSLSRNTGVFEDPTGRLLRQEILQLDAIELERNTLGDANDSDRASYFAEEAINGNIPLRKWTPAVDRWIQRMDCLRLHFPEFEIPEFDEEAKRTVLEMIAHETQTAKEFRNAEILPTLREWLSPEHRAMMNQILPEHYPIPERRKPLNIDYGTPESPRISLRIQEAMALKKHPHIANNRCRLTVELLAPNQRPVQVTQDLEAFWSTSYPQIRKDLRGRYPKHHWPESV from the coding sequence ATGGAACTGCCGATCGATCAACACCGCGAAGAAATCCTGGATTCATTTCGAGAACCAGGGTTGTCCATTCTTCTCGCACCTCCCGGCACCGGAAAATCCACTCGAGTTCCTCGATTTCTGGCCGAGGGTGACCGGAAAGTCATCTGCATCGAGCCTCGCCGCATCGCCGCTCGATCCCTCGCCCAGAGAGTCGCATCAGAGACAGGTGGCACTCCCGGAGGCCTGGTTGGATACCGAGTCCGTTTCGACAAGAAAATCTCTCGGGAGACCCGCATTGAATTCGTCTCGCGGGGGGTATTTCTCCGGCAAATTCTGTCCGAACCCTCCTCGCTCGATCAATATCACGCGATTCTCCTCGATGAATTTCATGAGCGTCAGCTGGAGACGGATTGGATATTTGGCTACCTTCTCGCTCAACGGAACCACCATCCCCATCTGCGGATTGGCATCCTCTCCGCCACCCTCGATCCAGAACCGATCCGCAAACTCTGGCCCGACTCCCGGACCGTCGAAGTTGAGTCTCCGCTCCACGACGTCGAGATCCGGCACACCAGCCGACCAACTCAATTTGATGCCCGTACCGCGACCGATCGCGCCGTCCAAGCCGTTCTCGGTTTAGCGCAGAGCGGATCCTCACCCGACTACCTCGTTTTCCTCCCAGGATACCGGGAAATCCGCCAGGCCGTTCGCAACCTCCGCGAACACCCTCAGATGAAAGGCTGGGACATCCTCGCCCTCTCCGGCGAGCAAAGCCCCGAGGAACAGGACCGAGCGATCCGCTCCAGCGGCCGCCCGCGGGTCGTTATCGCCACCAACCTGGCCGAGAGCAGTCTCACCGTCGAAGGCATACGGGCGGTTGTCGACAGTGGCCTCGCCCGGAGGATGGATTACGACCCGTCACGAGGGATCAACGCCCTCCGCACCGTCCGGGTTTCTCTCTTCTCGGCCCGCCAACGCTCCGGGCGAGCCGGGCGAATTGATCCCGGGATCTGCGTTCGCCTCTGGAGCGAACGGGAGGAACGCAGCCTCTCTCTTCAGGATCTTCCTGAATGCCAACGGCTCGACCTCTCCGATTGGCTCCTGCAAAATTTGGCTGGCAAGCAGATAGCCCCAGAGGATTTCCCTTGGATCGACCCTCCTCCCCCAGAGAATCTTGAGCAGGGTTGGACCCTCCTTCGCCAACTCGGGGCCGTCACCGAACGAACGCTCACCCAGCACGGCTCCACCCTCGGGCAACTTCCCCTTCATCCGCGACTGGCCGCCCTTATCATTGAGGGAACAAAACGGGGCGTCGGCCCAGCAGCAGCCCGACTCGCAGCCCTCATTGAGGAAGAGAGGCTCATCATCCCAGACACCCCCGCCGAATCCCGATATGCGGAAAGACGCGACCAAGCCGACTTTGAAGCGGATCTCCGGCTTCTCGACGCAATTGAACACGGACAATCTCCTTCGCCAGGCGAAGGGGCGCGGCTGGGAGCGGCCCGGCAAGTACTCCAGCAAGCCAAACGGCTGAGTCGCGGACTCCCCCCGGGATCTGCCGATTCGGTCGAGGAAATGATTCGCCTGCGACAATGCTGCCTCGCCGGATTCCCTGACCGAGTGGCCCGCAGGCTCGACCGTGGAACCACCACCTACCTCTGCCGCGACGGCAGCACCGCCCGTCTCGATCGCCGCACCCGCGTCACTGGAGACGAATGGATCCTCGCTCTCGACAAAAAGGAGATGCTGGTTCAAGGAACTCGCACCGCCATTCTCTGCTCTCCAACGAACTTGGAGCCCAGTTGGATCCAGGAAAGCCTCGGCGATTCGCTGAGCCGCAATACTGGCGTTTTCGAAGACCCTACGGGACGTCTCCTTCGACAGGAAATCCTTCAGCTCGATGCCATAGAACTTGAGCGAAATACCCTCGGCGACGCCAACGATTCTGACCGCGCCAGCTATTTTGCCGAGGAAGCCATCAATGGGAACATCCCCCTACGCAAATGGACCCCTGCCGTCGATCGTTGGATCCAACGCATGGACTGTCTCCGGCTTCACTTTCCCGAATTCGAAATCCCCGAATTCGACGAAGAAGCTAAACGTACGGTCCTCGAAATGATCGCGCACGAAACTCAAACTGCGAAAGAATTCCGCAACGCGGAGATCCTACCCACCCTGCGCGAATGGCTCAGCCCCGAGCACCGGGCGATGATGAACCAGATACTCCCCGAGCACTACCCGATTCCCGAGCGCAGGAAGCCCCTCAACATTGATTACGGAACCCCCGAGAGCCCAAGGATCTCCCTTCGCATCCAGGAAGCCATGGCTCTCAAGAAACACCCCCACATCGCCAACAACCGCTGCCGCCTCACCGTAGAACTCCTCGCCCCCAACCAACGCCCCGTCCAAGTGACCCAAGACCTAGAAGCTTTCTGGTCGACTAGCTATCCCCAGATCCGAAAAGACCTCCGAGGCCGCTATCCCAAACACCACTGGCCCGAATCAGTATAG
- a CDS encoding HD-GYP domain-containing protein, with translation MIGFAEEIEDPEEAAFAAASPDPLRDLERKTLARIRFSVCFQDAYLGRHLRASAVISLRIAKALGLKPKEQENLWYAASVHDIGKIGINPLILKKEGNLTETEFSEIQSHTILGHQMLQGIDSELYRTCADVALCHHERWDGGGYPNGKKGTQISLFSRIVSIADVYECITSGRHYREAKSEKEAIQELQTCAGSQFDPELIELFTTQVAPVKQD, from the coding sequence ATGATTGGCTTCGCGGAGGAAATCGAAGATCCTGAGGAAGCTGCTTTCGCCGCAGCGTCCCCTGATCCGCTCCGCGATTTGGAACGCAAAACTCTCGCGAGGATCCGGTTTTCCGTTTGCTTTCAAGACGCTTATCTAGGCAGGCACCTCCGCGCTTCGGCGGTCATCTCCCTAAGAATCGCGAAGGCCCTCGGACTCAAACCCAAGGAACAAGAGAATCTTTGGTACGCCGCTTCGGTTCATGATATCGGAAAAATCGGAATCAATCCCCTCATTCTCAAGAAAGAGGGGAATTTGACCGAAACGGAGTTCTCCGAGATTCAAAGCCACACGATCCTGGGTCATCAGATGCTGCAGGGAATCGACAGCGAACTCTACCGCACCTGCGCCGACGTCGCCCTTTGCCACCACGAGCGTTGGGACGGAGGCGGTTATCCCAACGGAAAAAAGGGCACCCAAATCTCCCTCTTCTCGCGGATCGTCTCCATCGCCGACGTTTACGAATGCATCACTTCAGGTCGGCATTATCGCGAGGCCAAATCGGAGAAAGAGGCCATTCAGGAACTCCAGACCTGCGCCGGAAGCCAGTTCGACCCGGAGCTGATCGAATTATTTACCACTCAAGTCGCGCCCGTTAAGCAAGATTGA